One window of Trifolium pratense cultivar HEN17-A07 linkage group LG5, ARS_RC_1.1, whole genome shotgun sequence genomic DNA carries:
- the LOC123885183 gene encoding uncharacterized protein LOC123885183, with translation MHQRPANAAKMITPDIVASKVDTGGWMPVKRERGAFSDRISEKVQKQNQPKVEKGIMGGRNCAIVIESDEETDRSFSCFEVNTVAAKGEGNNKSEITNEASQVSQMEGAELVTTDTQVAVRRSARKRLPNRMMDNFMCKGYKKKNHRVKDLFGNLTKEEEEETKRILQNARRKRKRRNSMITIL, from the exons ATGCATCAGCGTCCTGCTAA TGCAGCAAAGATGATCACTCCAGATATTGTAGCTTCAAAAGTAGACACAGGAGGCTGGATGCCAGTAAAAAGAGAAAGAGGAGCTTTTTCTGATAGAATATCTGAGAAGGTTCAAAAGCAAAATCAACCAAAAGTGGAGAAg GGTATAATGGGAGGAAGAAACTGTGCAATTGTCATTGAATCTGACGAGGAGACTGATAGAAGTTTTTCCTGCTTTGAAGTAAACACAG TAGCAGCGAAGGGGGAAGGGAACAACAAATCAGAAATTACAAATGAGGCAAGTCAAGTCAGCCAAATGGAGGGAGCTGAGTTGGTTACAACAGATACACAGGTAGCAGTGAGGAGGAGTGCAAGAAAGAGACTCCCTAACCGAATGATGGATAATTTTATGTGCAAAGGGTATAAGAAAAAGAATCATAGAGTTAAGG ACCTGTTCGGAAATTTGACCaaggaagaagaggaagaaacCAAGAGAATTTTGCAGAATGCGAGACGCAAGAGGAAGCGTCGTAATTCTATGATAACCATTCTATGA